The nucleotide sequence ACTGCGCTTCAGTGTGGTCGTATCCGTGAATCCGTACGTGCGGGTGCCCATGGGCCAGCCGGCCCCTGAGGAAGTGCCACCCCGCCACCCTTACACGCTCCCGGAGTACAAGCTGAGCGTAGTACCTACCCAGCAAGTAAATACCACTGCCGTCAGCTCGTTCCATTTGGTGGTAGGCGAATTGCTATATGCCGATGGCGCTTTGCGGCCCGTGGCGCAGTTTATTCCGCCTAGCACGTCGCTTACCAGCCACCCGGCGCTGCTGAAGTGGCTGCACCAGGTGGAGCATATACTGCAGGAAATCGAGACGGACGCCTTCAAAATCATTCATAAGGTGAAGCTGCGGCCCGACAAGAAAAGCCACCTGAGCGAGCAAGTGCAGTTTCTGGCGGAGCGCACTGTGTTTGCCTTGGCGCAGCACATTACTAGCCTGCACCTAAGCGCCGCCGAGCAGCCGCCCATCCACTTACTCGATACGCTGCTGCGCGTAGCCAAGCAAGTGAAAACCGCCCTCGATTGCCTCACCGAAGCCGAGCGGGAAGAGTTGTTAAAGTATTTCGAGCAATGGTCGGAAACGCTGCCCGCCACGCTGCTCAACGCCCTGAGCGGGGCCGTGACTATGCGCTACGACCATCACCGAGTACACGAGCATTTAGAGCAGCAGTATGCGCTATGGCAGTTGGTGGCCAATGTGTTTCGTCAGCTAACCCAGCTCGAGTACATCGGCAAAAACAAGGAAGGCTGGAAAACCTTCATCAATGAGAATCCGGTGGAGCCAGCAGCTGCCCCAGAAAAGCCCGTTACGCGGTGGAATCCATTTTAAGTTCGTTTTTCGCTCGTTACCTCTCCCGCCTGCATGAAGCCCCTCAACCACGTTGAACGCACCACGCGCCTGTGGAAATTTTCGCTCTTCTATCTTCTGGCGCTGGCGCTACCGCTGGTAGCCTCCTATTTCCTGTTCTCCGACGGTACTGCCACCGCTGAAAATCAGAAGCTGAAACTTGAACTGCAACGCACCCGCGACGAGCAGCAAAAGCTGCTTGCCCAACTTGATACGCTCACGGGCCACCTGCAACGCATCGAGCTAACTGACCGCCAGCTACGCACCGAAAGCAACGACTTAGTTATCGGCGACCTGAAAAAGCGCACCCAGGACTACTTGAACGCCATTGCCGTAACGCTCAGCGAATTACGCCGCGACTCCACGCAAATGCAATTCGTCACCAACAAGCGCCTTGCCCACAACGTGCTGCGCGACTTCGACCTGTTCCGCAGCAACCGCAGCACGGTGGACTTCCTGCGTGAGTCGCTCGACAGGCGGGGCATCGATGTATCGGGGCGAGAACAAATGGCCGCCGAGCTAGCCCAAACCAAGCAATTGCTGGCCACGTACCAAGCTGCTGCCGCCAACCGCCCAGCTCCGGTAGCTAGTGGCGGCGGGGGTGGCGGAGGAGGCGGTGGTGGTGGCAACAGTGCCACCAATGCCCGCAATGCCGACCTGCAGCGCCGCTTGCAGGAAAGCCTCAATGAAGTGGCCTTGCTCAACGACCAAGTGAGCTTCGAGAAAGCGGACTGCCTACGCTTGCGCGCTTCAGGCCTAGGCAAAGAGCAGCGCAAGGAAATGCTAGAACAGTCGCGCAAGGGCTTTGTAGCCATTCTGCAAAACCCTAACTCGACTTCGGAGTCCATGAAAGGCAGCGTGGAAAAAATGATTGATTCCATCGACAAGGAGTTAGGCCGCAGACGAGGATTGTTCAACAACTAGTGCTAGCGGCGCTTCCTTCTCTTCAGTTGAAGTCAACAAATCAGTTTTCGATGAGCCAGGAGTACTACCGTTTGCCGCTGAACTTCGAGGAGTTGCTTCAGCGTCGGCCGCTGGCCCGCTGCTCGGTGCAGGAGTCTATTGCGCAGCACTTGTATTTGATGCTTACCACTCACTTCGGGGAGTCGCGCTTTGATCCGGGCTTTGGCTGCGTGGTATGGCAGCAGGATTTCGAGGTCATGACCACTATGCGCTGGAAAGACAACGTGCAACGGTCAGTGGAGCTAAGCATTACGGAGCGAGAGCCTCGGCTAGAGCAGGTGAAAGTGGTAATCAGCATCGAGGACTTCGAAATGAAAGGCGTGAATCAGCGAATTCGTAAGCGGCTGGAAGTAACGGTCCGGGCCGTGCTGCACCGTACCAACGAGCCGTTTGCCTTTCGAGCCAGCCTATTTGTGGCGCCCCTCGCCGTGGTGTAACCACAGCTCCGAGCCCAAAAAAGTAACAGAATAGGCTTTTGTCTGGGCTTACGGCCAGTCTTCAACTACTTATACTAGCCGAACACGCCCTTCTCCCCTCTACCCTCTCATATACCCAGTTCTATACCTATGCAGGCATCTGAAGATTTCACTAAAGCAGGCATTAAAAGCCGCCTCACCCAGAAGGCCGCCGAAATGTGGGGCTACAGTGAGGCCGATATGGATGGCTTCGACCCGCTGGTGCAAATGCTACTGGAAGCCTGCGCAGTGGAGCTAGAGAAGATAGGCCAAGAAATCAACAATACGCAGTACCGACTAGTAGAGCGCTTAGCGGGCTTGCTCAACCCCGACGTAGTAGACGCGCCCCATCCAGCCCACGCCGTGGCGCAGGCCCAACCGCGCGAACCTATTCTGCACCTGCCTGCCGATGCACAGTTTGCTTTTCAGCGACCAGCAGCGGGCCGGGCAGCGGCGGGCCCGGCCATGTTCTTCTCACCTTTGCAAGCCACTCGCCTCACCGAAGGGGCCGTGCGCTACTTAGCCACCGACAGCCAGGTGTGGCGCGTGGAAACCGCCGCTCAGAAACGCCTGACGGCCGTTGCCAGCCAGACAGCCCCGGCGGAGCATCGTCGCCTTTGGATTGGCTTGGAACTGCACCCCGATATAGAGTCGCTGGCGGACCTAACCTTTTATTTCGATTGGCTGAACGAGCCCCGCCGCGAAGCCTATTTTTCCTTCCTGCCTGGGGAAACCTGGCGGTTAGGCGAGCTGGTGCTACCCGTTGCGCAAGGCCTAGATGCCAGCCTCCACGACGCAACGCCTTTACTCCACCAGGAATACGACTTCCTGCAACGGGTAGAGCAGCATGTGCGCAACTTCTACGCGCCTGGGTTTGTGCGCTTGCTGGGGGCTCCAGATGCAGAGCTGCAATTCTACATGCGCGAAACGTTTCCGGCGACGTTAGCACCGCGCTTCTCAGCGGAAGTGATGCAAACTTTCACGCAGCCGCTGGTTTGGTTGGAGGTGCGCTTTTCTCATGCGCTGCCGCCTGAAGCGTTGAACACCATTGCCTGCGGCCTCAACTGCTTTCCGGTGCTCAACCGGCGGCTCAACAAACAGCTATTTCGGCTCCAACCCGCGCTCAACATCTTCCCTTTGCAGTCGGAGGAGGCGTTTCTGGCAATCCGAGAGGTGTACAGCTTGCGCAATGTGATATTCCGCTCCACTACGCTCAGCAGCTTGCAGGAAGGCGCAACCGATACGTACACTCTGCGCTACGGCGCCGGCCGCTTCGACGCCCGTTCGGGCAAAGAGGCCCTGCTGGAGTTGCTAGAGCTATTGCGCGACGAAAGCCGAGCTTTCACAGCCACTGGCACCGATTTCGTATCCAATACGCTACGCGAGCTAAACCAGAACCTAGCTCGCCTGGAAGAACGCCTCGCCCAAGCCAACTCGGAACTCGCCAGTGACCCGGCCCCCTACGTGATGCTACGGCCGCACGATCCCAACGACAGCGTGTATCTGGAATACTGGTCGAGCGACGGAGAAGGGGGCAACCGACTCCCCACGGGTTCCAACCTGCAAGTTTACGATGGGCACTACCTTGATAGGGTGCAGTTGCTTACCACTACCACCGGCGGCCGAGAGCGGCCCCGGCCCGAAGAACGAGTACACGCGCTGCGCAAAAACCTGCTTAGCCGCAACCGCATCGTGACGGTGGAAGACATTCGGGCGGCGTGTTGGGCCGAGCTAGGCAACCAGCTTGGGCAAGTGCGTATCGAGAAAGGCTTTCGTAACGGCACCACCCCTACGGCGGGGTTTGTCCGCTGCATTCGGGTACAGCTCACGCCCGCGTTGGGCAGTCGGCTGTCTGCCCCCGAATGGCAACGCACAGCCCAAGAGCTGCAAGTGCTATTAGCCAGCCAGTCCGCCATGAATCTGCCCTACGAGGTAAGCGTCGCAACAAACTAAACTCAGGCACAACACAGCAAAAGGGGCTTTCCACTACCTGGAAAGCCCCTTTTGCTGTTCGTGGAACCCTGATGGGGAACCGCCTACGAGCCAGCCGACGCAATGGCCGCAGCAGGCGTTTCCTCTACTACGCTTTCCGGCGTTTCTTCGGAGGCCTGCACCTGCCAAGTCAGCTCTTCGGCCTCGGGGGCTTTATCCAAAGAAATAATGGTGCCTTTGCTGGCTTCCCCAGCAATAATCATCCGCGAAATAGGCCGCCGCAGTTGCTGCCGGATTACACCTTTGATGGGCCGAGCACCGTAGCGCGGGGTAAAGCCCGTCAGCGCCAGGTGTGTTCGGGCGGCATCGGAGAGGTCCAGCGTTATGCCTTGTCGACGCAGCTGCTCCTGTAACGGCCGCAAGTGGATGTCGAAAATCTGCACTACGTTTTCTTCGGAAATAGGCGCGAAAGGCACTATCTCGGTGAGGCGAGCCAGAAACTCGGGCCGAAAATGGCGGCTCATCGACTCCATCAGCACGTTGGTTGCTGGAATCTGGCCGGCTCCGAAACTTTCAATGATTTGCTCGCTGCCGATGTTGGATGTGAACAGGATAACAGCATTCGAGAAGTCGCCTTCCCGCCCGAGGCGGTCATGTAGCCGGCCTTCATCGAGGATTTGCAGGAAGATGTCGAACACCGAGCTATGAGCCTTCTCGATTTCATCGAACAACACCACTGAATACGGCTTTTCCCGGATCTTATTGACGAGCATGCCGCCTTCTTCGTAGCCCACGTAGCCGGGAGGCGCGCCGTAGAGCAGCGCTGCCGAGTGCTCTTCCTTGAACTCCGACATATCGAAGCGAATCAGGAAAGACTCATCATTGAACAAGAAGTCGGCCAGGGACTTTGCCAGTTCGGTTTTGCCGGTACCAGTGGGGCCCAGCAAAAAAAAGGAGCCGATGGGCTGGCCGGCTTTGGTGAGGCCGGAGCGCGACTCCAGAATAGCTTCGCACAGCGCCTTCACGGCGTGGTTCTGCCCCACCACGCGCTGCTGCAGGGTTTGGTCCATGTTCAGCAGCTTGTCCCGCTCGTTGCTTTGGAGCTTGCCCAGCGGAATGCCCGTTTTGCCCGACACGACGGCGGCAATATCGGCCCGCTCTACGCTCTCCTTTTTGGTGCCCGACAGGCCTACTACTGCCGCCAGCAGTTCCCGAATGTAATTTTCCAGCGCCTCAGCTGTTTCCAGCGTTTCGGGCTGCTGCTCTTGGTCGAGCTGGTTCAGCCAGAGGTGGCTGACTT is from Hymenobacter tibetensis and encodes:
- a CDS encoding GPW/gp25 family protein — protein: MKSTNQFSMSQEYYRLPLNFEELLQRRPLARCSVQESIAQHLYLMLTTHFGESRFDPGFGCVVWQQDFEVMTTMRWKDNVQRSVELSITEREPRLEQVKVVISIEDFEMKGVNQRIRKRLEVTVRAVLHRTNEPFAFRASLFVAPLAVV
- a CDS encoding type VI secretion system baseplate subunit TssF, producing MQASEDFTKAGIKSRLTQKAAEMWGYSEADMDGFDPLVQMLLEACAVELEKIGQEINNTQYRLVERLAGLLNPDVVDAPHPAHAVAQAQPREPILHLPADAQFAFQRPAAGRAAAGPAMFFSPLQATRLTEGAVRYLATDSQVWRVETAAQKRLTAVASQTAPAEHRRLWIGLELHPDIESLADLTFYFDWLNEPRREAYFSFLPGETWRLGELVLPVAQGLDASLHDATPLLHQEYDFLQRVEQHVRNFYAPGFVRLLGAPDAELQFYMRETFPATLAPRFSAEVMQTFTQPLVWLEVRFSHALPPEALNTIACGLNCFPVLNRRLNKQLFRLQPALNIFPLQSEEAFLAIREVYSLRNVIFRSTTLSSLQEGATDTYTLRYGAGRFDARSGKEALLELLELLRDESRAFTATGTDFVSNTLRELNQNLARLEERLAQANSELASDPAPYVMLRPHDPNDSVYLEYWSSDGEGGNRLPTGSNLQVYDGHYLDRVQLLTTTTGGRERPRPEERVHALRKNLLSRNRIVTVEDIRAACWAELGNQLGQVRIEKGFRNGTTPTAGFVRCIRVQLTPALGSRLSAPEWQRTAQELQVLLASQSAMNLPYEVSVATN